The genomic segment GCGGTGGCCATAGTAAAGCCGGCCCAGGCCAAGAGTCAAGCAGAGATTGAGCGCCTGGAACAAATGATTCTGGACAAGGCGTTTCAAGGCGAGTTGTGAGTGCCATACGCGCCATGGGCCTCGACAACCAATAGGCGAGGGCTTCATCAGACGTAGACTCCAGCGTTGGCCCACAAGCTGCTGTGCGGCAACGGTGCAAGGGGGACAAGTGTGTGAGCGACGAGAAGATCAAGCGACTCTGCGAGGAACTGGTAACCGAAGGGTGTAAGCTCCTGTTGCAGCCCCGTGGTTTTGTGCAGTTCACCCGCGTACCCGAAGCTGACGAGCTGCTCAACAACCTGGATGAGTACCCCCATGCCTTCGTGATCGCATGCGTCATGGATCGCCAGATGGCGGCCGAGAAAGCTTGGTGCATACCTTACCGTTTGAAACAGGTAATAGGGCGCTTCCACTTTTCAGCCCTGGCCAAGCTGTCAGCGTCTGACCTGGAGAGAATCATGAGCGGTCCCCCAGCCCTTCACCGATTTCCGGGAATGATGGCAAGGAATCTACACTCGGCCATTCGCCGTATTGAGGAACACTACGCCGGTGATGCTTCCCTGATCTGGGCGGGCAAACCTTCCAGCGCGACTATTGTTCGGCGTTTCCTCGAGTTCGACGGTGTGGGCCAAAAGATAGCGACCATGGCTGCAAACACCCTCGTGCGGGACTTTCGCATTCCCGTCAGCGACCGGTACTCCATCGACATATCGGTGGACGTTCAGGTCCGACGCGTCTTCGCCAGGATGGGGTTCGTTCCCGAGAATGCTCCAGCCGAACTCATCATCTACCGGGCGCGCGAACTGCACCCGGAGTATCCCGGCATCTTCGATCTGGTCCTATGGGAACTCGGCCGAACTGTCTGCTTGCCAACACAACCTTCTTGCGATAAATGTCGCTGGTCAGAGCTTTGCGCATACGCGGAGAAGGTGGGGGCAGGTGCCTGAGAAACCAGGCCCCTTCTGTTTCAGTAAAGAGCCCACTGCGGGCTGGCCGTTCGGGGGCATAGGGAATGCACCATCATCAGCGAAGTCCACCCTTGAGAGT from the Bacillota bacterium genome contains:
- a CDS encoding iron-sulfur cluster loop encodes the protein MSDEKIKRLCEELVTEGCKLLLQPRGFVQFTRVPEADELLNNLDEYPHAFVIACVMDRQMAAEKAWCIPYRLKQVIGRFHFSALAKLSASDLERIMSGPPALHRFPGMMARNLHSAIRRIEEHYAGDASLIWAGKPSSATIVRRFLEFDGVGQKIATMAANTLVRDFRIPVSDRYSIDISVDVQVRRVFARMGFVPENAPAELIIYRARELHPEYPGIFDLVLWELGRTVCLPTQPSCDKCRWSELCAYAEKVGAGA